The following are encoded together in the Marmota flaviventris isolate mMarFla1 chromosome 18, mMarFla1.hap1, whole genome shotgun sequence genome:
- the LOC114097307 gene encoding galectin-16-like — translation MEPNWSHTHKNVNLSVGSSVTIRGIVSNTFRKDPQLQVDFHTDWDPTSDITFHVRVYFGHSVVLNSLQDGGWRTEVTSHKMPFQENQPFKLRFLVLNNEYQVILNDEHLYSFIHRVPQSSEKMVEVWRDVLLYSMEVS, via the exons atggagcccaattg GTCCCATACTCACAAGAATGTGAATTTGTCTGTTGGTTCTTCGGTAACCATCAGGGGGATTGTTAGCAATACGTTCAG AAAGGACCCTCAGCTGCAGGTGGATTTCCACACTGACTGGGACCCCACATCTGACATCACCTTCCACGTCCGCGTGTACTTTGGCCACTCTGTGGTGTTGAACAGTCTGCAGGACGGGGGCTGGAGAACCGAGGTGACGTCCCACAAGATGCCCTTTCAGGAAAACCAACCATTCAAACTGCGCTTCTTGGTGCTGAACAATGAATACCAG GTGATATTAAATGACGAGCACCTCTACAGCTTCATCCATCGCGTCCCACAGAGTTCTGAGAAGATGGTAGAGGTGTGGAGAGATGTCCTCCTCTACTCCATGGAGGTCTCCTAG